CCGATGCGGGACCGGAGCCGCTCGGCGACCCTGCGGGCCTCGGTCACGTCGGCCCGGGGCAGCAGGACGACGAACTCCTCGCCACCGAAGCGGCCCACCACGTCGTAGTCACGGAGCTGACTGCGGATGGTGGCGGCCACCCCGATCAGGACCTGGTCGCCGATCAGGTGGCCGTAGGTGTCGTTGACCCGCTTGAAATGGTCGATGTCCACGATCAGCAGGGCCAGCGTCTCGCCGGTGCGGCGTGCCCTGACGATCTCGGTGTCCGCTTCACGCTGCCAGGCCGCGGCGTTGAGCAGGCCCGTCTTGGAGTCGGTGCGGGCCGCCGCCTGGAGCTGGGCGTGGAGCAGGCTCCGCTGGAGCAGGACCACCGGAGGCAGCGCCAGCACCAGCAGCGCCGGGTTCAGGCCGCAGGTGATGGCGACGATCACCCCGAGGCAGAGCTCGACCACGTCGAGCAGCAGGCTCTCCCGGTTCCACAGCACCTCCCGCCAGCGGCTGTCGGGGGCGGCGGTGTGCGCGGCGACGGCGATCAACGCGGTGTTGAGCACGGTGAACAGGACGGCGGAGCCGACGGCGACGGCGATCGTCGCGCCGTCGCCCGCGATCAGGGCGGTCAGGTCGCCGGCGACCGTGTGGAACAGCACCGACGCGGCGCATCCGGCCAGGCCGATCGCGGCCGAGCTGAACACCCTCCGGTAGAGGACGGTCTCCCTCACCCGTTTCTGCAGGAGGATCTGGAGCGGGATGGGGGCGAGAAGCGCGTATACGGGAGGGAGGAGCAACGCGGCGGGCAACCACCAGGCGGACAACAGGTCGCGGGAGACACCGGCCGGCATGCCCAGCCTGCGGGTCGCCTCGATGCAGACGGCGCCACATGCCATCAATGCGGTGAAGGTCAGCAGGTCATGCCAGCGGAACTCAGTCGACAGAGCGAAAAGACCGATCGCGACCAGAGCCAGCGCCACGATTCCGCAAAAGTAGACGACCAGTGCACGACGCTGCCCAAGCAAGGGCCACCGATCGACCAGGACGGTCACACCGCTGCGGGGTTTGGCCGAGGTGTGAATGGGTGCCGCCATGTCGCCCCCTTCTCCGACTAACGATGTGTAACACGATAGTTGCGGAGTGTGCGGCGCGCGACGGTAACCGCTACCTTTGGCAGAGTGGGCCCCTCATCAGGTGGCTCACACCTGGGAATCGCTCACTCCGCGAGCGGACCGTGAGGGAAGGAGCAGCCATGCTGCGGGGCGTGACCTGGACCTGACAGATGCTTCGAGCATCTGACACAGGCGAGATGACCATCGGCCTGTTTTCTCGGCGCCACCGCCTCCTCTGGCGGGGCACCGACCGCGCTCGGCCGATGCCCCCTCCCTCTTTCGGCCCTCTCCGGAGACCCGCGCCGTGTCCGGTGCCATGCTGCCGACGGTTGTCTCAGGCCACCATGGGCACCTCTGCGGGCCACGGCGTTTCGTCCCCGGATTCTCCGTCTCTCGTCATCGCCTTCCCGCCGATCATCTTCCCCTGTCCGGCGTCCGTCTCCCTCTCGGACACGCCGTGATCTTCTGTGTTGGCTCCGTTTCCAGCGACGTCCTCCTGCGCCAGGCCGCTTCCCGCCCCGGCCGTCTCCTCATCCGTCCCGGGATCCGTCTCGGGCTTCACCAGGCTCAGGAGGCCGGAACCGCCCGCCGCCACGGAGGCGGCGCCGCCCATGGCCCAGTCATGGGTCTCGCGGTCGAGCTCGGTCCGCTCTTTGCGGCCCAGTGAGGGGGCCGTGCCTCCCCGCTGCGGCTTGCTGAAGCTTCCCAGGCCCCAGCGCAGGTCGTGCCCGAGCGAGTTGGCCTCCACCTCGGGCATGAAGCGGCGCTCACCCTCATGGGTGAACTCGCGGATCCGCAGCCGGCCCTGGACGACGACCGGCTGGCCCACGTGGACCGACTGGGCGACGTTGTCGGCGAGCCCGCGGAAACAGCGGACGCCGAAGTAGGTCGTCTCGCCGTTGCACCACTGCTGGTTCTCCCGGTCGAAGTAACGGCTCGTGGAGGCGACCTTGAGCGAGGTGACGCGTGACCCGTCGGGGAAGGTGTGCTGGCGCGGCGGAGCCGCGACGTTACCGGTCAGCGTGACGTGGATGTCGTTCATCGTGTCTCCCTTGGAAGCGGGCGGACTGCCCGTGACATGGAGAACACGATGGCCCGTGCCGCCTCCGGCGGGGGCCGCCGAACCACGCTCTGTGGATTGCCTGACGCGGATGCCGCGGACCTGTGGACAGCCGGGGATTACCCCCGCACGCCCCGCACAGCGGAGGAGAACTCGTTGTATCTGGCCAGCTCGCGCTCCACCGGCTCGATGACCATGGTCGCGGCCACCCCGCCCACCCTGCGGCGCATCTCCCGTTCGAGCCGGTCGCGCTCGTTTCCCGCGCCGAGCACGACGAAGTTACGGCTGGCCACAGCGGTGAGCAGGCCGAGCCCCAGGACCGAGAGGACCATCAACCCCACCCATGGCAGCGAGGCCGCCTCGCCGAACACCGCCAGGCCCTCCGGCAACGTCCCCGCGCCGAACACGCCGTAGGCGAGAGCCGTACCGAGCCAGGCGAGCCCCGCGACGGACAGCAGGACCAGCAGGTACTGCCAGACGAGGAGCAGCCGCCACCAGCCGGGGACCCGGTCCAGGCGCGGCGCGACCTCCGACAGCTCCTCGGAGAGCACCTGGGGAAGCTGGACCGAACGGGAGCGCGCGGCCTCCTTGATGCCGTTGCGCCAGGACTCGTGCATGCCGGAGGTCAGCCCGTCGGCGAGCGCCTGCACCGCGTTGTCCACCTCGGCCGGCTGCGCGCTGACGGTGCCTCCGGTGAGGCCTCGGATCTCGTCCCTGAGGTCTCCCAGGCGCAGGCTGTTGAGCGGGTCGGGCCGGAATCTGGCGGCCCAGCGGGTGTACGGCCAGCCGACCCACTCCATGGACCGCACGCCGTACACGTTCTCCATCGCCTCGCCGACCGCCGGCACCCCGACCGCGTCGCAGAGCGCGTCGGTCAGGCCGATCCGGCGGGCGTCGTCGATCGAGGCGGAGAGGGCGGGGGCATCGTCCACCGGCATGATCTTCGCCAGGCGGAGCGTGAGCCGGTCGAGGTCGGCCTCCAGGCGCTGGACGGCCGCTCTGCGCCTGACCACGGTCTGGGCGAGGACGGCCTTGAGACCGTCCACCCCCCTGCCGGTGATCGCGGAGGTGGTGACGATGACGGGATTCTCGACGCCCTCGCGACGGAGCAGGTCCTCCAGGTCCGCGACGCACTCGACCAGTTCCTCCGGCTCCAGCCGGTCTACCTGGTTGAGCACGAAGATGGTCACCGCGTCCTGCCCCGCCAGCTCGGTCACGTAGCGGCGGTGGGTGGAGGCGTCGGCGTACTTCTGCGGGTCGAGCACCCACACGACCAGATCGGCGACCTGGATCAGCCGGTCCGCCTCGGTGTCGGTGAGCGCCCGGATGGAGTCGTGGTCGGGCAGGTCGAGCAGGATCAGCCCGTGGAGCTGGCTCTCTCCCCTGTCCAGGGCGCTGGCCCTGGCGAAGCGGTGCCGCCACTGGATCTGCAGCCAGTCGAGCAGCGGTCCCGCGCCGTCCAGACCCCAGACGCAGGCGTGGGTGCGCGCCGTGGTGGGGCGGCGGACCCCGGTCGGCGACAGCTCCAGCCCGGAGATCGAGTTGAACAGCGTCGACTTGCCGCTTCCGGTGCCTCCGGCGAGGGCGACGACGGTGTGGTCGGAGGAGAGCTTGAGCCGGTCACCGGCGCGGAGCAGCAGCTGCCCGGCCTCGGACAGGAGCTTGGGATCGACTCTGCCCGGTCCCAGTTCCACGATCCGCGCCAGCGCGGCGAGCCGGCTGCCGAGACCTTGGCGGGTCTGGGTGGTGCCAACAGTGGTCATGGCTCGCTTACCGTTCCTCTTTCGCTGCGCGGACCGCTCGTCCCCTGCGGGCCGTCGTGCCGGGGGCGCCCGGTGAACACCGTGCTCACCGCGTCGGGCCCGCGCCCAGTCATCGATCGCTCACCGCTGCCCGCCGTCCGTGGCGGGCGCGAGGAGAACACCGCGCCCACCACGTCGGATCCACCTGTCATCGGGCGGCCTCAAAGCTGTAGGTCGCCTGGTGAAGGCGGGTGGCGGCGGACTCGTCGGGGATGCCCGCGCCGTCGAGGGCCTGGATGTAGCGCGACATCTCATCATCGAACAGCATGCCGATCCGGGCGCGCAGGTCGCTGCGGACCTTGGCGCCGATGGTGCGCAGCGACTCGGCACCGAGGAGCGCGTGTACCAGCCGCTGCGGCAGGGCGCCGGTGCCGGCTCCCTCGCCCTCGGCGGAGCCGTCTCCGAGAAGTCCGATCGCGAAGATCAGCGACAGGGACTCGATGTCGAACGACACCAGCCTGGCGACCGCCCGCTTGGTGACGCCCTCCGTGCGGATCAGCTCGGTGATGTGCTCCTGCCAGGCCGCGACGGTCCGGCCGGTCCTGCGCAGCAGTTCGTCGGAGGCGCGGCCGAGCTCCGGGGCCCCGGCCAGGGTCTCCCCGGCGCCGGAACGGTGCAGCCAGCGTGCGACGGCGTCCTCGGCGGCCCGCTGCGCCGCCGAGACGATGAGGGACTCCACCGCGGCCCTGAGGGCGGACTTCAGCGCGCTGAGCCGCTCGGGAGCCTGGTGACTCGCCTTTCCCGCGAACCGGCCGGGCTTGCGCAGATGCAGGGTCCGCATGAGGTCACCGGAACCGGCGAAGTCCTGCCACCGGGCGAGCACCTCACCACGGAGCAGCGAGCCGTTCCCGGTCGCCTGCTCGATCTCGGCGAGCGCACCGGCGTAGGCGGCGTCCACGTCACCGCGGAGCTCGCTTCTGAAGACCACCTGGGCCTCCAGTTGCCTGGCCAGGGCGGGGATCCGGGTACGGAAGCTGTCGAGCACCCCGGACAGGGTGGCCTGTACGGCCTGCGCCCGGCGCTGGTCGTCGACCGACAGCTCGGTCAGCCACAGCCGGAGCTCGGTGACCTCGTGGTCGGGGAGCATGCCGTCGGCGACCTTGCTCTCGTTGATGACGAACCGATCGACATCGCCGAGGCCGTACTCGTTGAGCATCCTGAAGAAGTGCTTGGTGACCACGTCCCGGGACTTGGCCGGCACCCGGGAGAGCACGATGACCAGCCGGGCTCCGCGCTCCTTGGCCAGGCGGAGGAGCCGCCAGGCGGGGGCGTCGGCGTAGCGGGCGGCGGTGGTGACGAAAATCCACAGATCGGCCGTGTCGAGCATCCGGTGGGCGATCTCGTGGTGCTCCTCGACGACCGAGTCGATGTCGGGGGTGTCGAGCAGGGCCACGCCCGGAGGGAGGCGTTCGGTGGAGACGAGCACGAGGCTGCCGGGAGTCGCCTTGGGGCCGGGTGCGGCCTGCCGCCGCAGGCTGCCGAGCAGATCACCGCTGGCGAACCACTCGTGGTCGTCGGGGTGGCAGGCGAGGACCGGCGTGCCGGTGGTCGGGCGGCGCACACCGGTGGCGCTGACCTTGGCGTTGGCCAGGGTGTTGAGAAGCGTGGACTTGCCCGCCCCCGTGGACCCCGCGACCACGACGAGCGCCGGCGCGGTGCTGGTGCGGACCCGCGGGATCACGTAGTCGTCGAGCTGGGCCAGGATCTCGCTCTGGGTCCGTCTGGCCTCCTCTGCTCCGGGGAGGTCCAGGCCGAAGCGGAGATCGGAGACGCTGGTGCGGAGAACGGCGAGCGCGCCGGTCAGGGCTTCGGAGACGGCGTACGGCAGCGGCGTCTCCCGCACCCGGTCACGCCGTGCCCACTCGGCCTGCTCACCTGCGTAAGCGTCGTCTCCGGTGTCGTCGGCATCGGCCTCGGCGGCCACGTCGTCGTCACCGACGGGCCCGGAGACACCGGGGTCCGTGCCCGCGCCGGTGCCGGTCTGGTCCGTCTCGGGCTCTTCTTCCCCGTCAGCGCGGAGGTCGTGGGTGTCACGGGCGGCGCGGGGAGCGGGGGAGGCACCGTCCGCGGACGGGCCGCCAGGTGCGTCGGATGCCCGCTCGCCGCTCCGCGGGGAGACCGCGAGGACGTCGGCATCCGCCTGGAAGGCGGCGAAGGCGCCACCTGGTGACGAGACCGCCTCACCGGCCGGCGGGGAGGGGGCCGCGGCACTGCCCGGGGAGGAACCGATGGCGTCGCGCTCCTCACGGGGAGTGGGCGCGCCATCGGTCAGAGACGCGATCGTCGCCTCCGCGGCGGCGGCAGCCGCCCGGAAGGCCGCGAAGGCGTCATCCTGCGACGCGGCACCGGCCCCGGGGGAACCGACACCGGGGGAACCCGCACCGGGAGAGACGGCACCCACCCCACGGAAACCGGCCCCGGAAGACGGACCAGCGGCACCGACCGGCCCCGACGACCCGGCCGGAACCTCACCGGCACGGGAAGCGGCACCACCACGCCCACGAGCGGACCCGGCACCCCCCTCACCCGACCCAGAAGCGACGACACCCCCACCGCTCCCAGCGGAAACACCCTCACGCCCCCCCGCAGGAGAGGCGGCCACACCACCCGTCAACGACGCGATCGTCGCCTCCGCGGCGGCGGCAGCCGCCCGGAAGGCCGCGAAGGCGTCATCCTGCGACGCGGCACCGGCCCCGGGGGAACCGACACCGGGGGAACCCGCACCGGGAGAGACGGCACCCACCCCACGGAAACCGGCCCCGGAAGACGGACCAGCGGCACCGACCGGCCCCGACGACCCGGCCGGAACCTCACCGGCACGGGAAGCGGCACCACCACGCCCACGAGCGGACCCGGCACCCCCCTCACGACCCCCCGCAGGAGAGGCGGCCACACCACCCGTCAACGACGCGATCGTCGCCTCCGCGGCGGCGGCAGCCGCCCGGAAGGCCGCGAGGGGGTCGTCCGGGGCAGGAGTCGGGGCGGTCTCCTCACCGGTGGCGGGCCGTCGGGACACCGAGGCCGCATCGTCGTCGGGACGGATGGCCCCGAATGTGACCGTCTGCTCGCCGGGGAACTCGGCGTCGTCCGCGGGGGCGCCGGGTGACGCCTGAGAGGGGGCGGCGAGGCGGTGGTCGCGCTCGCTCGGATGGGTGGGCTTGTTGGCAGCCGACTTCACGGTACCCGCTCCGCTCGAACCATCTCGACCTCCTGGCCGACCTTCACGACATCGCCAACGATCACGATCGCAGGTGGCCGAATCCCAGCCGCGGTCACGCGCTCCGCCACGGTGGAGAGCGTGGCGTAAAGAGCGCGTTGGGTGGGAAGAGTACCGTCCTGTACCACCATTACGGGAGTTTCTGGCGAACGTCCGTCATGGATGAGTGTTTCGGCAATAGTGCCGATCCGTTCGACGGCCATCATGAGCACCAGGGTTCCACCGGAACGCGCCAGATTCGGCCAGTCGACGGTGGATCGGGCGTCGCCGGGCGGGACGTGAACGGAGATCACGTGGAACTCCTGGCTCACGCCGCGATGGGTCACCGGCACGTTGGCCGCCGCGGGCACCGCGACCGGGCTGGTGATCCCGGGGACGATGGTCACCGGGATCCCCTCACGGGCGCAGGCGAGCATCTCCTCACCACCCCTGCCGAAGACGAACGGGTCGCCGCCCTTGAGGCGGACCACGAACTTGCCCTGCTTCGCGTGCTCGATCAGCAGCTCGTTGATCCTCTCCTGGGCCATGTAGCGACCGTAGGGGATCTTCGCGGCGTCGATCAGCTCGACGTCCGGGGAGAGCTCGTCGAGCAGGGCCTGCGGTGCGAGGCGGTCGGCGATGACCACGTCGGCCTGAGCGAGCAGCTGACGCCCTCGGACGGTGATCAGTCCGGGGTCGCCGGGGCCACCGCCGACCAGGGCGACGCCGACCGGTTTGGTGCGGTTACGCCGGGCGTCGACCGTGCCGTCGCGCAGCGCCTCCACGACGGCGTCCCTGATCCCGGCCGCCCGGCGGGGGTCGCCACCCGCGGTGACGGCCACGCCGATCTCCCCCACGCGCCCCGCGGCCGGGGTCCAGGCCGCCGATGCGTCCTTGTCGTCGGCGCGCACGCACCAGATCCGCTTGGCCTCTGCCTCGGCGGCCACCGCGGTGTTCACCGCCCGGTCGTCCGTGCAGGCCTGGACCAGCCAGGCCCCGTCCACGTCACCGACCTGGTACGGCCTCGCCTGCCAGATCACACGGCCGGTCGCGATGAGATCGTCGAGGGCATGCGTGACGCTCGTGGAGACGATGGTGACCAGGGCGCCTGCCTCAAGCAGCGCCGGGAC
Above is a genomic segment from Streptosporangium album containing:
- the cobA gene encoding uroporphyrinogen-III C-methyltransferase; translated protein: MSPYLLGLRLSGRRVLVVGGGRVAQRRVPALLEAGALVTIVSTSVTHALDDLIATGRVIWQARPYQVGDVDGAWLVQACTDDRAVNTAVAAEAEAKRIWCVRADDKDASAAWTPAAGRVGEIGVAVTAGGDPRRAAGIRDAVVEALRDGTVDARRNRTKPVGVALVGGGPGDPGLITVRGRQLLAQADVVIADRLAPQALLDELSPDVELIDAAKIPYGRYMAQERINELLIEHAKQGKFVVRLKGGDPFVFGRGGEEMLACAREGIPVTIVPGITSPVAVPAAANVPVTHRGVSQEFHVISVHVPPGDARSTVDWPNLARSGGTLVLMMAVERIGTIAETLIHDGRSPETPVMVVQDGTLPTQRALYATLSTVAERVTAAGIRPPAIVIVGDVVKVGQEVEMVRAERVP
- a CDS encoding GGDEF domain-containing protein yields the protein MAAPIHTSAKPRSGVTVLVDRWPLLGQRRALVVYFCGIVALALVAIGLFALSTEFRWHDLLTFTALMACGAVCIEATRRLGMPAGVSRDLLSAWWLPAALLLPPVYALLAPIPLQILLQKRVRETVLYRRVFSSAAIGLAGCAASVLFHTVAGDLTALIAGDGATIAVAVGSAVLFTVLNTALIAVAAHTAAPDSRWREVLWNRESLLLDVVELCLGVIVAITCGLNPALLVLALPPVVLLQRSLLHAQLQAAARTDSKTGLLNAAAWQREADTEIVRARRTGETLALLIVDIDHFKRVNDTYGHLIGDQVLIGVAATIRSQLRDYDVVGRFGGEEFVVLLPRADVTEARRVAERLRSRIGRMAVPADDNLITVTISVGVAVMSMHGDDLIELLAAADLALYRAKELGRDRICLPATVVPPARRPGSEAAPS
- a CDS encoding GTP-binding protein, with translation MTTVGTTQTRQGLGSRLAALARIVELGPGRVDPKLLSEAGQLLLRAGDRLKLSSDHTVVALAGGTGSGKSTLFNSISGLELSPTGVRRPTTARTHACVWGLDGAGPLLDWLQIQWRHRFARASALDRGESQLHGLILLDLPDHDSIRALTDTEADRLIQVADLVVWVLDPQKYADASTHRRYVTELAGQDAVTIFVLNQVDRLEPEELVECVADLEDLLRREGVENPVIVTTSAITGRGVDGLKAVLAQTVVRRRAAVQRLEADLDRLTLRLAKIMPVDDAPALSASIDDARRIGLTDALCDAVGVPAVGEAMENVYGVRSMEWVGWPYTRWAARFRPDPLNSLRLGDLRDEIRGLTGGTVSAQPAEVDNAVQALADGLTSGMHESWRNGIKEAARSRSVQLPQVLSEELSEVAPRLDRVPGWWRLLLVWQYLLVLLSVAGLAWLGTALAYGVFGAGTLPEGLAVFGEAASLPWVGLMVLSVLGLGLLTAVASRNFVVLGAGNERDRLEREMRRRVGGVAATMVIEPVERELARYNEFSSAVRGVRG
- a CDS encoding GTPase: MGAVSPGAGSPGVGSPGAGAASQDDAFAAFRAAAAAAEATIASLTDGAPTPREERDAIGSSPGSAAAPSPPAGEAVSSPGGAFAAFQADADVLAVSPRSGERASDAPGGPSADGASPAPRAARDTHDLRADGEEEPETDQTGTGAGTDPGVSGPVGDDDVAAEADADDTGDDAYAGEQAEWARRDRVRETPLPYAVSEALTGALAVLRTSVSDLRFGLDLPGAEEARRTQSEILAQLDDYVIPRVRTSTAPALVVVAGSTGAGKSTLLNTLANAKVSATGVRRPTTGTPVLACHPDDHEWFASGDLLGSLRRQAAPGPKATPGSLVLVSTERLPPGVALLDTPDIDSVVEEHHEIAHRMLDTADLWIFVTTAARYADAPAWRLLRLAKERGARLVIVLSRVPAKSRDVVTKHFFRMLNEYGLGDVDRFVINESKVADGMLPDHEVTELRLWLTELSVDDQRRAQAVQATLSGVLDSFRTRIPALARQLEAQVVFRSELRGDVDAAYAGALAEIEQATGNGSLLRGEVLARWQDFAGSGDLMRTLHLRKPGRFAGKASHQAPERLSALKSALRAAVESLIVSAAQRAAEDAVARWLHRSGAGETLAGAPELGRASDELLRRTGRTVAAWQEHITELIRTEGVTKRAVARLVSFDIESLSLIFAIGLLGDGSAEGEGAGTGALPQRLVHALLGAESLRTIGAKVRSDLRARIGMLFDDEMSRYIQALDGAGIPDESAATRLHQATYSFEAAR
- a CDS encoding single-stranded DNA-binding protein; the encoded protein is MNDIHVTLTGNVAAPPRQHTFPDGSRVTSLKVASTSRYFDRENQQWCNGETTYFGVRCFRGLADNVAQSVHVGQPVVVQGRLRIREFTHEGERRFMPEVEANSLGHDLRWGLGSFSKPQRGGTAPSLGRKERTELDRETHDWAMGGAASVAAGGSGLLSLVKPETDPGTDEETAGAGSGLAQEDVAGNGANTEDHGVSERETDAGQGKMIGGKAMTRDGESGDETPWPAEVPMVA